Proteins from a single region of Rhodospirillales bacterium:
- a CDS encoding acyl-CoA synthetase translates to MPHLPENAYAVNLCEDRYLFTVAFAAVASRGQACLLPTSRIDADVENAKHLFPNSYRLRDDALASWIGDRDAQDGALSLPPIPTDQIVAVPFTSGSTGPSQPHPKRWGELVEGARLAERRFGFAAQDITAIVATVPPQHMYGFETSVMLPLVIGIGVHAARPFFPDDVRQALADSAPRPVLVTTPVHLAACVDLTLTWPPIAFVISATAPLPADLAARAERTFAAPVLEIYGFTEAGSIASRRTVNETDWRLYDSMTIRDGSLVAPHLSGTVPINDTIELRSVERFALTGRSRDIVNIAGKRTSLAHLDHVLRGIDGIEDGVFIIPDESSGRRTRLAAAVVAPLLSRRDILTALMGLIDPLFLPRPLIIVDRLPRNACGKLLRHALLDLLHGHTGGRDRHR, encoded by the coding sequence ATGCCGCATTTGCCGGAGAACGCCTACGCGGTCAACCTCTGCGAGGATCGATATCTGTTCACGGTCGCCTTCGCGGCCGTCGCCAGCCGCGGCCAGGCCTGCCTTCTGCCAACGAGCCGCATCGATGCGGACGTTGAGAATGCGAAGCACCTTTTCCCGAATAGCTATCGGTTGCGCGATGATGCGCTCGCATCCTGGATCGGAGACCGCGATGCTCAAGACGGCGCTTTGTCGCTTCCACCGATCCCGACTGACCAAATCGTCGCTGTGCCGTTTACCTCGGGTAGCACCGGTCCGTCCCAACCGCACCCCAAGCGCTGGGGCGAGCTCGTCGAAGGCGCACGCCTCGCCGAACGCCGCTTCGGTTTTGCCGCACAGGACATAACGGCTATCGTCGCCACCGTGCCGCCGCAGCACATGTACGGCTTTGAAACGAGCGTGATGCTACCGCTCGTTATCGGTATCGGTGTTCACGCCGCCAGGCCGTTCTTTCCCGACGACGTGCGTCAGGCGCTGGCGGACTCAGCGCCTCGTCCCGTACTGGTGACAACACCGGTGCACCTTGCCGCGTGCGTCGACCTCACGCTCACCTGGCCGCCGATCGCGTTCGTCATCTCGGCGACGGCGCCGTTGCCGGCCGATCTGGCCGCTCGAGCGGAGCGGACATTTGCAGCCCCGGTACTGGAGATCTACGGATTTACCGAAGCCGGCTCGATCGCCAGCCGGCGAACGGTCAACGAGACCGATTGGCGCCTTTATGACAGTATGACCATTCGCGATGGCTCACTCGTCGCACCACACCTGTCCGGCACAGTGCCAATCAACGATACCATCGAACTACGGAGCGTAGAACGCTTCGCCCTGACCGGACGATCTCGGGATATCGTCAATATCGCCGGCAAGCGCACGTCGCTCGCCCATCTTGATCACGTCCTTCGCGGGATCGATGGCATCGAGGACGGGGTATTCATTATCCCCGATGAAAGCTCTGGGCGTCGAACCCGCCTCGCGGCTGCGGTAGTCGCTCCGTTACTCTCGCGTCGGGACATCCTTACCGCCCTCATGGGCCTCATCGATCCGTTGTTCCTCCCACGTCCGTTGATCATCGTCGATCGATTGCCGCGCAACGCCTGCGGCAAGTTGCTACGGCACGCTTTGCTTGATCTGCTGCATGGACACACCGGGGGACGTGACAGGCATCGTTGA
- a CDS encoding ChbG/HpnK family deacetylase, translating into MTALQLTPADPVTAKAPIGFALCADDYGLSPAVGAAIRHLITASRLSAVSCMMTTEYWPDEGSKLRSMADSVDVGLHVCLTEGGPMGPMPVLAAQGTFPKPTSLVIRSLFDRIDRAEIAAEIDRQIDRFIAVMKRPPDFLDGHLHVHQLPVIRAAVFDALCRRFPHGKPWLRNSCQSLGEMLWHPKVVAKALTITLLGLGFGRLAARHGIASNRHFRGIRPFSPRPSFAQLFPCFLDRIAHGTLVMCHPGLDDGEYGDPRHPPRLRAEEFAYLSSSAFTTLMQTRNVALVRFSDVAAKEFQHRRATADRALPAVSPGAVYK; encoded by the coding sequence ATGACCGCACTGCAACTTACTCCTGCCGACCCCGTAACGGCAAAAGCTCCGATCGGATTTGCGCTATGCGCCGATGATTATGGTCTCTCACCCGCCGTCGGCGCAGCCATTCGTCACCTCATCACCGCCTCTCGCCTCTCTGCCGTGAGTTGCATGATGACCACCGAGTACTGGCCAGACGAAGGCTCGAAACTTCGATCCATGGCCGATAGCGTCGATGTCGGTCTGCACGTATGTCTTACCGAAGGCGGGCCGATGGGACCGATGCCGGTACTGGCTGCGCAAGGAACCTTTCCGAAACCGACATCTTTGGTGATTCGCTCCTTGTTTGATCGTATCGACCGGGCCGAGATCGCCGCAGAAATCGACCGCCAGATCGATCGCTTCATTGCCGTAATGAAGCGCCCGCCCGATTTTCTCGACGGTCATTTGCACGTTCACCAACTGCCGGTTATCCGCGCCGCGGTTTTTGACGCCCTCTGCCGGCGCTTCCCGCATGGCAAGCCGTGGTTACGCAATTCCTGCCAATCACTGGGAGAAATGCTCTGGCATCCGAAAGTAGTTGCGAAAGCGCTGACAATCACGCTTCTGGGTCTGGGATTTGGCCGCCTCGCCGCACGCCACGGAATTGCCAGCAACCGCCATTTCCGCGGCATCCGGCCGTTCAGCCCCCGCCCCTCGTTCGCGCAGTTGTTTCCTTGCTTTCTCGATCGAATTGCCCATGGCACACTCGTAATGTGTCATCCGGGGCTCGATGATGGTGAGTATGGCGATCCACGCCACCCACCAAGATTGCGAGCGGAGGAATTCGCATACCTGAGCAGCAGCGCGTTCACTACGCTAATGCAAACGCGCAATGTCGCGCTTGTTCGCTTCAGCGATGTGGCGGCGAAAGAGTTTCAACACCGCCGTGCTACCGCCGACCGCGCATTGCCGGCGGTTTCCCCCGGAGCCGTCTACAAATAA
- a CDS encoding helix-turn-helix domain-containing protein: protein MAGRPRVVTTAEQCEELRALAGSPDRAEADRARSILLSLQGWSSARIAEAFSVEPNSVRHWRWTFGREGWRACAPARHRGRSR from the coding sequence ATGGCGGGCCGTCCTCGGGTAGTGACGACGGCGGAGCAGTGCGAGGAGTTGCGTGCGCTGGCCGGTTCGCCGGATCGGGCGGAAGCGGATCGGGCGCGGTCGATTTTGTTGTCGCTGCAGGGTTGGTCGAGCGCTCGGATTGCCGAAGCGTTTTCGGTCGAGCCGAACAGCGTGCGCCATTGGCGCTGGACGTTCGGTCGCGAGGGGTGGCGGGCCTGCGCGCCCGCAAGGCACCGGGGCCGGAGCCGGTGA
- a CDS encoding IS630 family transposase, with translation MKGRQDAQAVDRSGLRLRLLKQQAQAGDLVLLFEDESEALTHPYLAHVWAGRGADLRVAAPGQARKVAMIGALDFAAGTLVVETSRSKRSSDFIALLTRLDELHGPRPGRPTKPVVLVIDNGPIHTSKASRAALAARPWLCVEWLPRYAPELNDIEHAWRDLKRHFLAHQTFRDLDHLDRAIHAAVTDLNNERQSKTCANLRIAA, from the coding sequence CTGAAGGGGCGGCAGGACGCCCAGGCCGTCGATCGCTCCGGCCTGCGGCTTCGTCTGCTGAAGCAGCAGGCCCAGGCCGGCGACCTCGTGCTGCTGTTCGAAGACGAGTCCGAGGCGCTCACCCATCCTTATCTCGCGCATGTGTGGGCCGGGCGCGGCGCCGACCTGCGCGTCGCAGCGCCCGGCCAGGCGCGCAAGGTGGCGATGATCGGCGCGCTCGACTTCGCGGCCGGCACGCTGGTCGTCGAGACCAGCCGGAGCAAGCGAAGCAGCGATTTCATCGCTCTGCTGACGCGGCTCGACGAGCTCCATGGCCCGCGCCCCGGCCGACCGACGAAGCCGGTCGTGCTCGTCATCGACAACGGTCCCATTCATACCAGCAAGGCGTCGCGTGCCGCCCTCGCCGCGCGGCCATGGCTGTGCGTCGAATGGCTGCCGAGGTACGCCCCCGAGTTGAACGACATCGAACATGCTTGGCGTGACCTGAAGCGGCATTTCCTCGCCCATCAGACCTTCCGAGACCTCGACCATCTCGACCGCGCCATCCATGCTGCCGTCACTGACCTCAACAACGAACGCCAATCCAAAACGTGTGCAAACCTACGAATCGCTGCTTAG
- a CDS encoding recombinase family protein: protein MRAAIYARYSSDNQKDASIADQMRLCRLHAERNDWSIVEEYADHAISGASLIRPGIQALMADAGRRQFDVILTESLDRLSRDQEDIAGIYKRLRFVGVRIVTLSEGEINELHIGLKGTMGALYLKDLADKTRRGLRGRIEAGKSGGGLCYGYKAVRKTDEAGDPICGERIIDETQAEVVRRIFREYADGKSSRAIAWALNRDGVVGPFGNSWGPSTIHGNPKRGNGVLNNELYIGRLVWNRQRFVKDPETGKRVSRLNPEHEWVIQDVPELRIVDDALWKRVKERQRALAYTPKDKTNPNPMNSRRRPKHLLAGLAKCGCCGGGYTLISEHLLGCATARNKGTCNNRLNIRRDALEASVLSGLRTHLMQPVLFREFCAEFTAEINRLRMEERASQAAWEAELPRIDRELDRLVEAICKGVDALKVKDKIEQLEARKAELASKLANAHEPPPLLHPNMAEIWRQRIGGLHEVLADEAAKAEALALLRSLIERVTLVPERGQLAIELRGDLAAMLTFAANKRRSPGERADLGAQVSLVAGG from the coding sequence ATGCGTGCCGCTATCTATGCCAGATACTCGAGCGACAATCAGAAGGATGCCTCGATTGCGGATCAGATGCGGCTGTGCCGGCTGCATGCCGAGCGCAACGACTGGTCGATTGTCGAGGAGTACGCCGATCACGCGATTTCCGGCGCCTCGCTAATTCGCCCCGGCATTCAGGCGCTGATGGCGGACGCCGGCCGTCGCCAATTCGACGTCATCCTGACCGAAAGCCTCGACCGTCTGTCTCGCGATCAGGAGGACATCGCCGGGATTTACAAGCGGCTGCGTTTTGTGGGAGTGCGGATTGTCACCTTGTCCGAGGGCGAGATCAACGAACTGCACATCGGCCTTAAGGGCACGATGGGGGCGCTGTACCTCAAGGACCTGGCGGACAAGACACGGCGCGGGCTGCGCGGCCGGATCGAGGCCGGTAAGTCAGGCGGCGGACTCTGCTACGGCTACAAGGCCGTGCGCAAGACGGACGAGGCCGGCGACCCCATCTGCGGCGAAAGGATTATCGACGAGACGCAAGCCGAAGTCGTCCGTCGCATCTTCCGCGAATACGCGGACGGAAAGTCGTCGCGAGCGATCGCCTGGGCGTTGAACCGGGACGGCGTAGTGGGGCCGTTCGGCAATTCCTGGGGACCATCGACCATTCACGGCAACCCGAAGCGCGGCAATGGCGTCCTCAACAACGAGCTGTACATTGGCCGGCTGGTGTGGAACCGGCAGCGGTTCGTCAAGGACCCGGAGACCGGCAAGCGGGTGTCCCGCCTCAATCCCGAACACGAGTGGGTCATTCAGGATGTGCCCGAGCTGCGCATCGTCGATGACGCGCTGTGGAAGCGGGTGAAGGAACGGCAGCGTGCGCTCGCCTACACGCCGAAGGACAAGACCAACCCGAACCCGATGAACAGCCGTCGTCGGCCGAAGCACCTGCTGGCCGGGCTGGCGAAGTGCGGCTGCTGCGGTGGTGGCTACACCCTAATCTCCGAGCACCTGCTCGGCTGCGCGACCGCGCGGAACAAGGGCACCTGCAACAACCGGCTCAACATTCGGCGCGACGCGCTGGAGGCGTCGGTGCTGAGTGGGCTGCGGACGCACTTAATGCAGCCGGTGCTGTTCCGCGAGTTCTGCGCGGAGTTCACGGCGGAGATCAACCGGCTGCGGATGGAAGAGCGGGCATCGCAGGCGGCGTGGGAAGCGGAGCTGCCGCGCATCGACCGCGAACTCGACCGGCTCGTCGAGGCAATCTGCAAGGGCGTGGACGCTCTGAAGGTGAAGGACAAGATCGAGCAACTGGAGGCGCGTAAGGCCGAGCTGGCCTCGAAGCTGGCCAACGCGCACGAGCCGCCGCCGCTGTTGCATCCGAACATGGCCGAGATCTGGCGGCAACGGATCGGCGGCTTGCATGAGGTGCTGGCCGACGAGGCCGCGAAGGCCGAGGCGCTTGCGCTGCTGCGCTCGCTGATCGAGCGGGTGACGCTGGTGCCGGAGCGCGGCCAGCTGGCGATCGAGTTGCGCGGTGATCTGGCGGCGATGCTGACGTTTGCCGCGAACAAGCGCAGATCGCCCGGCGAACGCGCCGATTTGGGGGCGCAAGTATCGTTGGTTGCGGGGGGATGA